TATTGACcatgttttgcttgtttgtgtgtTAAAAGATAACCAACATTGGATATCTTACTCATTCcctagtagatgttcaataaatgtttgctctgAACTGATCATTTTACCCTCAATTCTGGATGTCATAATTAACAGGAAATTCTCAGCCCTCGTCTTTCCCCCATGGGGCCCTCAGATAGACTTAGCGAAGGGTGGCCGGGTAGAAGTAACCTCCGGAAAGCAGTACTTCAGCACTTCACCTTGTCCAGGGCCCCACCAGCCACGGGGTATTCAGGGTCTGAACATCTCTGGGAAACAAACAGGGAAGGCGCCTGGATCCTTATCTCAGGGAAGCAGAGCGTCCTGATCTGCAGCCTGAGTCCATCTGCATGAAGCTGCTGGTGTCCTTTCTGAGCTTAAGGCTCCCTCTACCTCTTGATGCCCATTGGGTGGCAGCCTGGTGCCAGTGTGCTAAGGCTTGTGTCCCCAAGTTCAATGGGATTGATTTCAGCCAGCTCGGGACTTGTGTGGCCTTTTAGCCATCCAAACGGTGACTAGGGAGGTGAGAGACCGTGAAACAACATGTCAAACTGCCACGACGAAGATGGTGCATTAGCAAAGTAGAGGGAGCCGTCCAGGAAAGAGTGCGGTTAGGGTAGAAACCCAGGGCCGTGGGTCGTGACGGTGGCGGTTGCAGGGGATCCCAGCCTGCAGGAGGCGTGAGGCCGGGAAAGCTGTCCCCGGGGGAGGCCTTGGAGAAGCGGCTTTTGGAGCCGTGGTGGGTGGCGGTGCCGCAGAGCAGGCCTCCAACACTTCACACCCCCATTTCAGGAAAGATGAGTCAGAGGAATAAGAGGAAtgattttaacatttgaaaaacagagGACTTCAGCTAGGATAAGGGACCCGGcggaggagagaggaggtgggggcagTGACAGTTAAGCCTGGTGCATATTCTTGTCCCTCTCTTGGGGTGGAAGAACAGCGTGAATATCAAACCCAGGAAGATGTAAGTCAAGACCATCGAGTTCAGATCTAGTCTTTCTTCTAGACCCTCCATTAAACCTGGGCTCCGAGCACTCAGGGGCCAGAGCCACCCTTCCAGGGAACCATCTTAGGCGGGTCTTCAGGCTAGGTTTAGCAaggggcaggggggcagggggagaaggaTGGCTGGTACCCCTTCAGAAGTGTCCCCAGCTATGTTGAGTTGACCTCTCTTCTGTCTGTAGGTGTAGACGGGGCGCTGCCTGCAGAGCAGGTCCTGCCAGCCTCGCTGGAGAGGATGACCCCGTGTCCGTGATGGGCTGTGGGACAAGCAAGGTCCTTCCCGAGCCGCCCAAGGATGTGCAGCTGGATCTGGTTAAGAAGGTGGAACCCTTCAGCGGCACTAAGAGCGATGTGTACAAGCACTTCATCACGGAGGTGGACAGTGTCGGCCCCCTCAAAGCCGGGCTCCCGGCAGCCAATCAGTGTGCCAACTCCGGCCCTGGTGCCCCCACTACTGGCCACACACAGCCTCCCTCGGAACCACCGCGCAGGGCCAGGGTGGCTAAGTACAGGGCCAAGTTCGACCCACGTGTGACGGCCAAGTACGACATCAAAGCCCTGATTGGCCGCGGCAGCTTCAGCCGAGTGGTACGTGTGGAGCACCGGACAACCCGGCAGCCCTATGCCATCAAGATGATCGAGACCAAGTACCGGGAGGGGCGGGAGGTGTGTGAGTCGGAGCTGCGCGTGCTGCGCCGCGTGCGCCATGCCAACATCATCCAGCTGGTCGAGGTGTTTGAGACTCAGGAGCGTGTGTACATGGTGATGGAGCTGGCCACCGGCGGAGAGCTCTTTGACCGTATCATTGCCAAGGGTTCTTTCACGGAGCGGGACGCCACGCAGGTGCTGCAGATGGTACTGGATGGCGTCCGGTATCTGCACGCACTGGGCATCACGCACCGAGACCTGAAGCCTGAGAACCTGCTCTACTACCACCCGGGCACTGACTCCAAGATCATCATCACTGACTTTGGCCTGGCCAGTGCGCGCAAGAAGGGCGACGACTGCCTGATGAAGACCACCTGCGGCACGCCCGAGTACATCGCCCCAGAGGTCCTGGTCCGGAAGCCTTACACCAACTCCGTGGACATGTGGGCCCTGGGCGTCATCGCCTACATCCTGCTCAGTGGCACCATGCCCTTCGAGGATGACAATCGCACCCGGCTGTACCGGCAGATCCTCAGGGGCAAGTACAGTTACTCGGGGGAGGTGAGTGCTCTGTCCCAGGGAGGTTGGGAGGCCCCtggtgtgtgtggcgggggtgtCCTGCAGCTTTCCATCGGAGAGGTGCGCTCTGATGGCTGTGCTGGTGGGGCCCGGCCTGTGATGTACAAACGCAGAAGTGACACTAGTGGGGTGTCTTAGTGTGGGTTTTCCCCAAAGGGAGCCCTGCAACAAGGACGTGGGAGCAGCTCATTTAATGGGGATGTGATTCCAGGAAGCGCAAgtgaagatggagaaagtgaGGCCAAAAGGCAAAAAGCCACTAAAGGGTCCATTGAGGAGTGGGGCTGCCACTGTGGGCCACTGGAACTCAGTCGCACTGGGGACGCTGTGAGTAATCACGTGGAGTGTGTACCACTGAGGGGCAGGGAAGTGGGTG
The DNA window shown above is from Rhinolophus ferrumequinum isolate MPI-CBG mRhiFer1 chromosome 15, mRhiFer1_v1.p, whole genome shotgun sequence and carries:
- the PSKH1 gene encoding serine/threonine-protein kinase H1 isoform X5, producing MGCGTSKVLPEPPKDVQLDLVKKVEPFSGTKSDVYKHFITEVDSVGPLKAGLPAANQCANSGPGAPTTGHTQPPSEPPRRARVAKYRAKFDPRVTAKYDIKALIGRGSFSRVVRVEHRTTRQPYAIKMIETKYREGREVCESELRVLRRVRHANIIQLVEVFETQERVYMVMELATGGELFDRIIAKGSFTERDATQVLQMVLDGVRYLHALGITHRDLKPENLLYYHPGTDSKIIITDFGLASARKKGDDCLMKTTCGTPEYIAPEVLVRKPYTNSVDMWALGVIAYILLSGTMPFEDDNRTRLYRQILRGKYSYSGEEAQVKMEKVRPKGKKPLKGPLRSGAATVGHWNSVALGTLPGPACPTWPRTSLTAC
- the PSKH1 gene encoding serine/threonine-protein kinase H1 isoform X1 produces the protein MGCGTSKVLPEPPKDVQLDLVKKVEPFSGTKSDVYKHFITEVDSVGPLKAGLPAANQCANSGPGAPTTGHTQPPSEPPRRARVAKYRAKFDPRVTAKYDIKALIGRGSFSRVVRVEHRTTRQPYAIKMIETKYREGREVCESELRVLRRVRHANIIQLVEVFETQERVYMVMELATGGELFDRIIAKGSFTERDATQVLQMVLDGVRYLHALGITHRDLKPENLLYYHPGTDSKIIITDFGLASARKKGDDCLMKTTCGTPEYIAPEVLVRKPYTNSVDMWALGVIAYILLSGTMPFEDDNRTRLYRQILRGSASEDGESEAKRQKATKGSIEEWGCHCGPLELSRTGDAPWPSVSNLAKDFIDRLLTVDPSGRMTALQALRHPWVVSMAASSSMKNLHRSISQNLLKRASSRCQSTKSAQSTRSSRSTRSNKSRRVRERELRELNLRYQQQYNG
- the PSKH1 gene encoding serine/threonine-protein kinase H1 isoform X4 produces the protein MGCGTSKVLPEPPKDVQLDLVKKVEPFSGTKSDVYKHFITEVDSVGPLKAGLPAANQCANSGPGAPTTGHTQPPSEPPRRARVAKYRAKFDPRVTAKYDIKALIGRGSFSRVVRVEHRTTRQPYAIKMIETKYREGREVCESELRVLRRVRHANIIQLVEVFETQERVYMVMELATGGELFDRIIAKGSFTERDATQVLQMVLDGVRYLHALGITHRDLKPENLLYYHPGTDSKIIITDFGLASARKKGDDCLMKTTCGTPEYIAPEVLVRKPYTNSVDMWALGVIAYILLSGTMPFEDDNRTRLYRQILRGSASEDGESEAKRQKATKGSIEEWGCHCGPLELSRTGDAALFSNVLLFSAARPPPTPCLVPGWWILSGLEAQAPGCPGPACPTWPRTSLTAC
- the PSKH1 gene encoding serine/threonine-protein kinase H1 isoform X2, which gives rise to MGCGTSKVLPEPPKDVQLDLVKKVEPFSGTKSDVYKHFITEVDSVGPLKAGLPAANQCANSGPGAPTTGHTQPPSEPPRRARVAKYRAKFDPRVTAKYDIKALIGRGSFSRVVRVEHRTTRQPYAIKMIETKYREGREVCESELRVLRRVRHANIIQLVEVFETQERVYMVMELATGGELFDRIIAKGSFTERDATQVLQMVLDGVRYLHALGITHRDLKPENLLYYHPGTDSKIIITDFGLASARKKGDDCLMKTTCGTPEYIAPEVLVRKPYTNSVDMWALGVIAYILLSGTMPFEDDNRTRLYRQILRGKYSYSGEPWPSVSNLAKDFIDRLLTVDPSGRMTALQALRHPWVVSMAASSSMKNLHRSISQNLLKRASSRCQSTKSAQSTRSSRSTRSNKSRRVRERELRELNLRYQQQYNG
- the PSKH1 gene encoding serine/threonine-protein kinase H1 isoform X6 — encoded protein: MGCGTSKVLPEPPKDVQLDLVKKVEPFSGTKSDVYKHFITEVDSVGPLKAGLPAANQCANSGPGAPTTGHTQPPSEPPRRARVAKYRAKFDPRVTAKYDIKALIGRGSFSRVVRVEHRTTRQPYAIKMIETKYREGREVCESELRVLRRVRHANIIQLVEVFETQERVYMVMELATGGELFDRIIAKGSFTERDATQVLQMVLDGVRYLHALGITHRDLKPENLLYYHPGTDSKIIITDFGLASARKKGDDCLMKTTCGTPEYIAPEVLVRKPYTNSVDMWALGVIAYILLSGTMPFEDDNRTRLYRQILRGKYSYSGEALFSNVLLFSAARPPPTPCLVPGWWILSGLEAQAPGCPGPACPTWPRTSLTAC
- the PSKH1 gene encoding serine/threonine-protein kinase H1 isoform X3 — encoded protein: MGCGTSKVLPEPPKDVQLDLVKKVEPFSGTKSDVYKHFITEVDSVGPLKAGLPAANQCANSGPGAPTTGHTQPPSEPPRRARVAKYRAKFDPRVTAKYDIKALIGRGSFSRVVRVEHRTTRQPYAIKMIETKYREGREVCESELRVLRRVRHANIIQLVEVFETQERVYMVMELATGGELFDRIIAKGSFTERDATQVLQMVLDGVRYLHALGITHRDLKPENLLYYHPGTDSKIIITDFGLASARKKGDDCLMKTTCGTPEYIAPEVLVRKPYTNSVDMWALGVIAYILLSGTMPFEDDNRTRLYRQILRGKYSYSGEEAQVKMEKVRPKGKKPLKGPLRSGAATVGHWNSVALGTLLSSPTSFFFLLLGPHPPPAWSQGGGFCLVWKPRHQDALAQRVQPGQGLH